The sequence GCGGGTCGCCGACGCCGCCGCGCTGGCGGCCTACGAGCCCCTCGACTTCATCGACGTGTGCACGCCGACGGCCTCCCACGTCGAGCTGGTGCTGTGGGGGCTCGAGCGCGGCTGGCACGTGCTGTGCGAAAAGCCCGTCGCCACCACCCGGCGCGACGCGGCGCGGGTGGCGGACGCCGCCCGCCGGGCCGGGCGGGTCGTCGTGGCGTGTCACCAGTACCGCTTCAACCCCGCCTGGCGGCAGCTGCGCTCCTGGCTCGACGCGGACCGGATCGGCCGCTGGCACCTGGCGGAGTTCCGCACCTACCGGCCGTACGCCGATCGCGGCGGCCGGTCGGGCGGCGGCGTGCCGTGGCGGGGGACACGCGCCGGGGGCGCCGGCGGCGTGCTGCTCGACCATGGCACGCACCTGCTCTACCTGCTCGACGACGTGGCGGGCGCGCCGTCCGGCGTGCGCGCGTGGACCGGCCGCCTGCGTCACCGCGACTACGACGTGGAGGACACCGCCCAGGTCGTGCTCGAGTACCCGGACGGCCGGGCCGCCACGATCTTCGTGACGTGGGCGGGCCAGCGCCGCGAGAACGTGATCCGGTTCTGGGGTGAGCGCGGGACCATCGCCTGGACGGGCGGCGAGCTGACGCTCGACGCCGACGGGGATGCCCAGCGCGTCGACTTCACGGCCGCCTTGGACAAGGCGGCCTACAGGGACTGGTTCGCCGGGCTGTTGCGGGACTTCGCCGACGCCATGGCGGGCGGGGATGCCGAAGCCGGCCTGCGCGAGATCGCCACGGTCGCCGACGTGCTCGAGCGCGCCTACGCCTCCGCGGCCGCGAGCGCCAGGCCGCCTGCCGTCCCGGTGCCATGAGCCGACGCGCGCGGGTCGCCCTGCTGCTCGTCGGCACCGCGCTGTTCGTATTCCTGCTCCTGCACCTCGGCCCGGGCCGGCTGCTGCAGAACCTGCGCGAGACGGGCTGGATGCTCGCGCCGATCGTCGCGGTGTACGCAGCCGTCTATGCGTGCTACGCGCTGGCCTGCTGGCTGGTGATGGCCGACCAGCCGGGCCGGCCGCCTTACGCCCGCACCTGGGCCATCATGATCTCCGGGTTCGCGCTCAACTCCGTGACGCCGGTCGTCCAGCTCGGCGGCGAGCCGTTCAAGATCGGCGCGCTCACCTCGTGGCTGGGCCCGCGCCCGGCCGCGGGCACCGTGCTCACCTACTACATGCTCACGACGCTGAGCAACATGCTCACCTGGCTGCTGGCCATCGTGCTGGTGCTGTCGCTGTTCCGGCCGGCCGCACCGGTGGCCCTCGGCCTGGCGGTGGCGGCCGCGACGCTGGCGGGTCTCGTGGTGTTCGTGTTCTCCCGCCACCGCGCCGGGATCTTCGGCCTGGCGCTCGCGGCCCTCTCGCGACTGCCGCTGCTCCGTCGTGCGGCCCGGGCGCTGGAGGGCCGGCGCGACACGCTGATGCAGCTCGACGAGCAGATCGCGGGCTTCTACCACCGCAGCCCGGTGCGCTTCTTCGTGGCGCTGGCCATCGACTTCGCCGGTCGCGCCATCGGGATGCTGGAGTACTACCTCGTCGCGCGCAGCGTGGGGGCGTCGATCGGATTCCTGCAGGCGTTCCTGATGGGGAGCTTCATCACGCTCGGCCTCAACCTGCTGTTCTTCGTGCCGTTCGATCTCGGATCGCGCGAGGGTGGCACGGGTCTGATCTTCGGTGTCCTGGGCCTGCCGTCGTCCCTCGGCATCTACGCGGGCATCGTGACGCGGCTGCGCTGGGCGGTGTGGATCGCCGTCGGGCTCGCGCTCCTGCCGGTCGCCAGCGGGCGGCGGTCCGGGCACGCGGCCGCGGGCGCCGTCGCGGGGCGCGGGGGCTAGCGGGCGGGCTCGAGCGCGGCCGCCGCGGCGGCCGCGAGGTCCGCCACCCGCGGCCTGACCTGGAGGATCTGCTCGTTCGCCCGGGTGGGGTGCACGCGGTTCGTGAGCAGGATGACGAACAGGTCCTGCCCGGGATCGATCCAGATCGACGTGCCGGTGAAGCCCGTGTGGCCGAACGCC comes from Gemmatimonadales bacterium and encodes:
- a CDS encoding lysylphosphatidylglycerol synthase domain-containing protein, producing MSRRARVALLLVGTALFVFLLLHLGPGRLLQNLRETGWMLAPIVAVYAAVYACYALACWLVMADQPGRPPYARTWAIMISGFALNSVTPVVQLGGEPFKIGALTSWLGPRPAAGTVLTYYMLTTLSNMLTWLLAIVLVLSLFRPAAPVALGLAVAAATLAGLVVFVFSRHRAGIFGLALAALSRLPLLRRAARALEGRRDTLMQLDEQIAGFYHRSPVRFFVALAIDFAGRAIGMLEYYLVARSVGASIGFLQAFLMGSFITLGLNLLFFVPFDLGSREGGTGLIFGVLGLPSSLGIYAGIVTRLRWAVWIAVGLALLPVASGRRSGHAAAGAVAGRGG
- a CDS encoding Gfo/Idh/MocA family oxidoreductase, with protein sequence MRTERRPLRGALIGAGGVARQSHHPAYADAGVARRLELVVALDTAPDVADIPGLPRVADAAALAAYEPLDFIDVCTPTASHVELVLWGLERGWHVLCEKPVATTRRDAARVADAARRAGRVVVACHQYRFNPAWRQLRSWLDADRIGRWHLAEFRTYRPYADRGGRSGGGVPWRGTRAGGAGGVLLDHGTHLLYLLDDVAGAPSGVRAWTGRLRHRDYDVEDTAQVVLEYPDGRAATIFVTWAGQRRENVIRFWGERGTIAWTGGELTLDADGDAQRVDFTAALDKAAYRDWFAGLLRDFADAMAGGDAEAGLREIATVADVLERAYASAAASARPPAVPVP